Genomic DNA from Paenibacillus borealis:
ATATCACTTCTGACGAAGTGCTGAACTGGAATCAGATCTACGCTGCAATCGGTGAGGCCGCAGGCAGAGAGCCGAAGGTTGTGCATATTTCTACCGATTTCATCGCCGCCAATACACCGCCGGGGACAGCGGACGGGCTGATTGGGGATCAGGGGGTAAGCAGCGTGTTCGACAACAGCAAGATCAAACGCCTTGTTCCTGACTTCGAAGCTGCCGTACCGTTCGCTGAAGGGGTGAAACGGTCGGTCGCCTGGTTCGAAGCCCATCCTGAATGTTGCACGGTGGATCAGGAGTGGTCCAAAATGCTGGACGGACTGATCGCCAAGCATGGGGTGGATGCGAAGCTGCTCACGTATTACGTTTAAAGCGGGAAGAATAGTATAGCCTATGATTTAATAGTAGAAACAGGTGCCGCCCTTAAGGGGAGGGGGCCTGTTTTTTTTGCGCAGAGCGGTTGGGCTGTTATTCCTGAAAATATAAATTCAGCACAGCTGATGTCAGCTTATAACGCAGGTATAGCATGAAACGCGGATTTGTGAATATACTCTCACTACCGAAATCACCCCATAAAAGGAGTCCTGGCCATGCCGACACATCCCTATGTCTCCCGTTTCTTTGTGAATGCCGACGCACGTCGTGAGAAGCTGATTTATGATTTGCCGGAATCCTGGTGGAGCCGTCCTTATGAATACGAATGGTGCACCAATTTTATTTCCCCGCATGATGTTGTACTGGATGCCGCCTGCGGAATTTCCCACCCGCTTAAATTCTACCTTGCCGGCTATAGCGCAGAGGTCTTCGCCTGTGATATTGATGCCCGGATTCTGTCACGGGAAGCGATTATACAGGATATTACCGATGATATCGGAGAGTTGGCGGCCCAGCAGGTGCAGGCCAGAAGAACAGACAGGCTGCATCTGACCCAGGCTGATCTTACCTCGCTGCCGTATGAGGATGAGAGCTTCGATACGATTTTTTGCATCTCGGTGCTTGAGCATCTGTCGGTGCAGGATTCTGTGCTTGCGGTACGGGAGTTTCACAGAACCCTTAATGGAGAAGGTCTGCTTGTATTGACGTTTGATTATCCGACTGTAAACCTGCCGCGGATGAATGAGATTCTGCTGCAGGCCGGATTTCAGTATTGGGGCGAGACCGATTTCAATCTTCCGGCAGATGCAGTGCGGACCGATCAGTGGGGCGGCCTGAACTGCTTCAGGGCAGTACTCAAGAAGGCACAAGCTTAGTACCGGTACAGAAAGGTAAGGTAAAGTCCCCATCATTTGGTTGTTTCCTTCCGGTATAGTAGAATAGGTTCAAGACGGAAGAGAGAAGGAGACAACTTCATGGGGATGATTGGCAACTACATCACTGCAAGTGCGGAACTGCTTCAGGCCATCCGGAATGAAGAAACCAGTCTGCACGGAATCGAACCGAAGGTGGATATCGATAAGTCCTGGCAAGCGCTGCATTATATACTAAGCGGCGGGGAGGCAGAGGAAGCTTCACCGCTCGGAGCAGTTGTGCCGCTGAACGGTCCATTGTATATCGGGCATTATTCCGATGCCGAGGTATTCGCGCTGGAGCCGGAACAGGTGAAAGAAACCGCTGATGCCTTGGAGGGAATAGAAGAGTCATATATGCGGGAACGATATCAATTCCGGCGGATGCTGGACGAAGGAATTTATCCGCTGATGGATGATGATGAACCGGAAGAGTTTTTTGACTATTTGTATACGTATTTCCAGGCTGTGAAGGAGTTTTACCGGAAGGCAAGCGCTGATCAAGCCTATGTGGTATTCTATATCTCTTAGCCCTATTTGAATTTGTGAAAAAGGAGTCAGAGAACTTGCGCAGATATGCCATTATAATTATGATTCTGCTCCTGTTAGCGCCGGCTGCGGGTCTCAGCGCCAAAGAGGCGGGTCCGCAGGACAAGATTCAGCTCGCCTTCGCCGGAGATATTCTGCTGGACGGTTTTGTCGGCGAGCAGATTGCAAGGTACGGGGTCAACTTCCCGTTCGTCAAAGTAGCGCCAGTGCTGCAGAAGGCTGATCTGGCTTTTGCCAACCTGGAGACACCGGTATCGGTGCGGGGAGACGCCGCCGAGAAGATGTTTGCCTTCCGTTCGAAGCCGGCAGCGCTGGCCGGATTAAGCTACGCTGGCATTGACGGGGTGTCCCTGGCGAATAATCATATTCTGGATTATGGACAAACCGCCATGCTGGATACGCTGATCCATCTGGACAGGAATAAGATCGGACATACAGGTGCAGGTGCGAATATAGAAGAGGCGTTTAAGCCTTACACCAAGACGGTCAAAGGCAAGCGGATCGCCTTGCTGGGCGTAAGCCGGGTATTGTCTGACCCCTCCTGGTATGCGGGCAAGAACAGCCCGGGTGCGGCTTCTGCCTATACAGCGGAGCCTCTGCTGGGTGCGATTAGGAAATCAGCCAAGGACAACGATTATACCATTGTCTATATTCACTGGAATCAGGAGTTCAAGGACTACCCTGAACAGTATGCCCGGACTCTGGCGAAGCAGATGATCGACAGCGGAGCCGATATTATCCTCGGGGCGCACAGCCATTGTCTGATGGGGATAGAATACTACAAGCATAAGC
This window encodes:
- a CDS encoding CapA family protein, producing MILLLLAPAAGLSAKEAGPQDKIQLAFAGDILLDGFVGEQIARYGVNFPFVKVAPVLQKADLAFANLETPVSVRGDAAEKMFAFRSKPAALAGLSYAGIDGVSLANNHILDYGQTAMLDTLIHLDRNKIGHTGAGANIEEAFKPYTKTVKGKRIALLGVSRVLSDPSWYAGKNSPGAASAYTAEPLLGAIRKSAKDNDYTIVYIHWNQEFKDYPEQYARTLAKQMIDSGADIILGAHSHCLMGIEYYKHKPIYYSLGNFVFNRSTRGGDKTLRSMLVNFSISSSGVTSSITPVKIIGGQPNFMGEAYNKETYKLMNELSFNAKIAAGGAVSEKL
- a CDS encoding YfbM family protein encodes the protein MGMIGNYITASAELLQAIRNEETSLHGIEPKVDIDKSWQALHYILSGGEAEEASPLGAVVPLNGPLYIGHYSDAEVFALEPEQVKETADALEGIEESYMRERYQFRRMLDEGIYPLMDDDEPEEFFDYLYTYFQAVKEFYRKASADQAYVVFYIS
- a CDS encoding class I SAM-dependent methyltransferase, producing the protein MPTHPYVSRFFVNADARREKLIYDLPESWWSRPYEYEWCTNFISPHDVVLDAACGISHPLKFYLAGYSAEVFACDIDARILSREAIIQDITDDIGELAAQQVQARRTDRLHLTQADLTSLPYEDESFDTIFCISVLEHLSVQDSVLAVREFHRTLNGEGLLVLTFDYPTVNLPRMNEILLQAGFQYWGETDFNLPADAVRTDQWGGLNCFRAVLKKAQA